From a region of the Vanrija pseudolonga chromosome 2, complete sequence genome:
- the budA_0 gene encoding Alpha-acetolactate decarboxylase, with product MPPNELYQFSVVSALMDGVAGTGVPLRRVIEHGSHGLGTFRGMRGELIALDGEVWKMKHDGSVLRADITPESQTEDYSPFAMVTDFVAEHRGTATLSAKSGVEDVLRRLAPDAHNTHIAFRIDGAFKSIKVRTAQGQCFPGEGLKDVASRQVEVTLPASHGTVIGFRSPQFLQGVVVAGVHMHYIDAGRTAGGHVLALESDGEVQVQVAELWRTVMDLPRGDTAFNEAPLALNDGGIKAVEG from the coding sequence ATGCCCCCAAACGAGCTGTACCAGTTCTCGGTCGTCTCAGCGCTCATGGACGGCGTagccggcaccggcgtcccgctgcgccgcgtgaTCGAGCACGGGTcccacggcctcggcacaTTCCGAGGCATGCGGGGCGAGCtgatcgcgctcgacggcgaggtctgGAAGATGAAGCACGACGGGAGCGTGCTCCGGGCGGACATCACGCCCGAGTCGCAGACAGAAGACTACTCGCCCTTCGCGATGGTCACGGACTttgtcgccgagcaccgGGGCACGGCGACACTGAGCGCCAAGtcgggcgtcgaggacgtcctccgccgcctcgcgccagaCGCACACAACACGCACATCGCGTTCCGGATAGACGGCGCGTTCAAGAGCATCAAGGTGCGCACGGCGCAGGGGCAGTGCTTCCCCGGCGAGGGGCTCAAGGACGTCGCGAGCCGCCAAGTCGAGGTCACGCTGCCCGCGAGCCACGGCACCGTCATCGGCTTCCGCTCCCCCCAGTTCCTGcaaggcgtcgtcgtcgccggcgtgcacATGCACTACATTGACGCGGGGCGCACGGCCGGCGGCcacgtgctcgcgctcgagagcgacggcgaggtgcaggtgcaggtcGCGGAACTGTGGCGCACGGTCATGGACCTGCCAAGGGGGGACACGGCCTTCAATGAGGCGCCGCTTGCGCTCAACGACGGCGGGATCAAGGCTGTTGAGGGGTAG
- the RAG5 gene encoding Hexokinase, whose amino-acid sequence MSNGVLDNGTNIGTAARKASISNGQSFALERRPSSGTPEPIQGFTALDKPVQANGGPQLSRRSSSSAPNGHHVVYHTRTQADADFPHAEKRTIADHLRKYESLLTITPQRMRMIVTAFEETLDKGLQRSGEVVPMIPTFVFGWPSGKETGDFLAVDLGGTNLRVCLVSLYGEGKFEVTQTKYRLTEEQKQGEGSDLFDFCAQCLDSFIRDNLGRGDDDELLPLGFTFSYPCEQLRIDHGTLIRWTKGFGAANVEGNDAADLFKNSLKKFNVRAELTALINDTTGTLIASNYVNPNTRIAVIFGTGCNAAYMETAENIPKIEFMGLPKSQDMAINCEWGAFDSFKHEHLPRTRYDIIIDESSNKPGEQSFEKMIAGLYLGEIFRLILCELIDSGDLFLGQNTYKLEKAYAFDTAFLSLMESDPTDELLTIIGVFNHFFGIETTLEERQFFRKLAVLIGTRSARLSACGIAAIAQKKGYLEKGCAVGADGSLYNKYPHFADRIHEALVDIFGEAGRKIVTHHAEDGSGVGSAIIAAMTKKRKSEGYFADY is encoded by the exons ATGTCcaacggcgtgctcgacaacGGCACCAACATCGGCACCGCGGCCCGCAAGGCCTCCATCTCGAACGGCCAGAGcttcgccctcgagcgccgccctTCGTCTGGCACCCCCGAGCCCATCCAGGGCTTCacggcgctcgacaagcCGGTCCAGGCCAACGGTGGCCCTCAGCTCAGCCGTCGtagctcctcgagcgcgcccaACGGCCACCACGTCGTTTACCACACCAGGACGCAG GCCGATGCCGACTTCCCCCATGCCGAGAAGA GGACGATTGCCGACCACCTCCGCAAGTACGAGTCGCTCCTCACCA TCACCCCCCAGCGCATGCGCATGATCGTCACGGCCTTTGAGGAGACGCTCGACAAGGGCCTCCAGAGGAGCGGCGAGGTTGTT CCTATGA TCCCCACCTTTGTCTTCGGA TGGCCTTCTGGAAAGGAGACTGGTGACTTCCTCGCTGTCGACCTCGGAGGCACCAACCTCCGTGTCTGTCTCGTCTCGCTCTATGGCGAGGGCAAGTTCGAGGTCACCCAGACCAAGTACCGCCTCACCGAGGAGCAGAAGCAGGGCGAGGGCTCTGACCT CTTCGACTTCTGTGCCCAGTGCCTGGACAGCTTCATCCGTGACAACCTCGGCCGTggtgacgatgacgagctcCTTCCCCTAGGCTTCACC TTCTCGTACCCCTGCGAGCAGCTCCGTATCGACCATGGAACCCTCATCCGCTGGACCAAGGGCTTCGGCGCTGCCAACGTCGAGGGcaacgacgcggccgacctgTTCAAGAACTCGCTCAAGAAGTTT AACGTTCGTGCCGAGCTCACCGCCCTCATCAACGACACCACCGGCACCCTTATTGCCTCCAACTACGTCAACCCCAACACCCGCATCGCCGTCATCTTCGGTACCGGCTGCAACGCTGCCTACATGGAGACGGCCGAGAACATTCCCAAGATCGAGTTCATGGGCCTTCCCAAGTCGCAGGACATGGCGATCAAC TGCGAGTGGGGAGCGTTCGACTCGTTCAAGCACGAGCACCTGCCCCGTACCCGCTACGACATCATCATCGACGAGTCGTCCAACAAGCCCGGAGAGCAGTCGTTTGAGAAGATGATCGCCGGTCTCTACCTCGGCGAGATCTTCCGTCTGATCCTCTGCGAGCTCATCGACTCTGGTgacctcttcctcggccaGAACACCTACAAGCTTGAGAAGGCATACGCGTTCGACACTGCCTTCCTCTCGCTCATGGAGAGCGACCCTAccgacgagctcctcacCATCATTGGTGTCTTCAACCACTTCTTCGGTATCGAGACGACGCTGGAGGAGCGCCAGTTCTTCAGGAAGCTGGCCGTTCTGATCGGTACCCGCTCTGCCCGCCTCTCGGCATGCGGTATCGCTGCCATTGCCCAGAAGAAGGGCTACCTGGAGAAGGGCTgcgctgtcggcgccgacggctcgCTCTACAAC AAATACCCTCACTTCGCCGACCGCATCCACGAGGCGCTGGTCGACATCTTTGGCGAGGCAGGACGGAAGATTGTGACGcaccacgccgaggacggctcGGGCGTGGGCAGCGCTATCATCGCTGCCATGaccaagaagcgcaagagCGAGGGCTACTTTGCCGACTACTAG
- the pup2 gene encoding putative proteasome subunit alpha type-5, giving the protein MFLTRSEYDRGVNTFSPEGRLFQVEYAMEAIKLGSTTVGITTPHGTVLGVEKRVQSPLLESSSIEKIMEVDRHIGCAMSGLTADARTMVDHARVTSQMHAFTYDEPIGVESATQAVCDLALRFGESVEDDEALMSRPFGVALLIAGIDERGPQLYHTDPSGTFTKYEAKAIGSGSDAAQQSLQDSFHKQMSLAEAHTLALKVLRQVMEERLDENNVQLAQVTPGQGFHILNETELREAIESLPAA; this is encoded by the exons ATGTTCCTCACTCG CTCCGAGTACGACCGTGGTGTCAACACCTTCTCGCCCGAG GGCCGTCTCTTCCAAG TCGAGTATGCCATGGAGGCTATCAAG CTTGGTTCCACGACCGTCGGTATCACGACGCCCCACGGCACTGTCCTCGGTGTCGAGAAGCGCGTCCAGTCGCCGCTcctcgagtcgtcgtcgatcgaGAAGATCATGGAGGTCGACCGTCACATTGGCTGCGCCATGTCGGGTCTCACTGCCGACGCCAGGACGATGGTCGACCACGCGCGCGTGACCAGCCAGATGCACGCCTTCACCTACGACGAGCCCATTGGTGTCGAGAGCGCTACCCAGGCGGTCTGCGACCTTGCGCTCCGTTTCGGTGAGagtgtcgaggacgacgaggctcTGATG TCTCGACCATTCGGTGTCGCCCTCCTCATTGCTGGTATCGACGAGAGGGGCCCTCAGCT CTACCACACCGACCCCTCGGGTACTTTCACCAAGtacgaggccaaggccattGGCTCTGGCTCGGATGCTGCCCAGCAGTCGCTCCAGGACTCGTTCCACAAG CAAATGAGCCTTGCCGAGGCCCACACGCTTGCGCTCAAGGTCCTGAGGCAGGTCATGGAGGAGAGGTTGGACGAGAACAacgtgcagctcgcgcaggtTACCCCTGGCCAGGGCTTCCACATCCTCAACGAGACCGAGCTTAGGGAAGCCATCGAGAGCCTCCCCGCGGCAtaa